Genomic DNA from Gemmatimonadales bacterium:
GGTCGGCGCGGCGCTCGGCTTGGCTGGGGTTGGCGTCGCTGCCGGCGTGTCGCTGGGCGGCAAGGTGCTCCTCGGCGAGAGCGGCAGATTCTTCAGCAGCCGGTCCAGATCTTCCCGGTCGATGGTCTCCCGCTCGAGCAGCGTGGCGGCGATCCGGTCGAGCAGGTCGCGGTTCTCCGACAGGATGGTGGTGGCGCGGGCGTACGCCTCATCGATCAGCCGCTTCACCTCATCGTCCACCATCTGGGCGGTGCGCTCGGAAATCTCCCGCCGCTGGGCGAACTCCCGGCCGAGGAAGATCTCCTGCTCCTTGTCGCCCACCGCGAGCGGGCCGATCAGCTCGCTCATGCCGAACTGCGTTACCATCCGGCGGGCGAGGCCGGTGGCGCGCTCGATGTCGTTGCCCGCGCCGGTGGTGACTTTGTCGGCCCCGAAGATGATCTCTTCGGCCACCCGGCCGCCGAAGAACATCGCCAGGCTGCCGATGAGCCAGTCTTTGCTGTAGTTGTGCCGGTCCACCTCGGGCAGCGAGGCGGTGAGGCCTAGCGCCCGGCCGCGGGGCACGATGGTGACCTTGTGCACCGGGTCGCTGCCCGGAATCTTGAGCGCCACGATGGCGTGTCCCGCCTCGTGATACGCCGTGAGCTTCCGCTCGTCCTCGGTCAGCACCAGGCTCCGGCGCTCGACGCCCAGCATGACCTTGTCCTTGGCGTCCTCGAAGTCGTGCATGTCCACCAGAGTCTTGTTGCGTCGGGCCGCGAGCACGGCGGCCTCGTTCACCAGATTGGCCAGATCGGCGCCGGCCATGCCCGGCGTCCCCCGGGCGATGGTGTCGAGCCGCACGTCGGACGCGAGCGGGATCTTGCGGGTATGCACCCGCAGGATGCCCTCCCGGCCCCGCACGTCCGGGGCGTCCACCACGATCTGCCGATCGAAGCGGCCCGGCCGGAGCAGCGCCGGGTCGAGCACGTCGGGCCGGTTGGTGGCGGCCACCAGGATGACGCCGTCGTTCGACTCGAAGCCGTCCATCTCGACCAGCAGCTGATTGAGGGTCTGCTCCCGCTCGTCGTGCCCGCCGCCGAGGCCCGCACCGCGGTGACGGCCGACGGCATCGATCTCATCGATGAAGATGATGCAGGGCGCGTGGGTCTTGCCCTGCTCGAACAGGTCGCGCACCCGGCTGGCGCCGACACCGACGAACATCTCGACGAAGTCGGAGCCCGACATCGAGAAGAACGGCCGGCCCGCCTCGCCGGCCACGGCCTTGGCGAGCAGCGTCTTCCCGGTACCCGGCGGGCCCACCAGCAACGCGCCCTTGGGCAGGCGGCCGCCCAGCCGGGTGAACTTCTGAGGATCCTTGAGGAACTCGATGATCTCCTGCAGCTCGACCTTGGCCTCGTCCGCGCCGGCCACGTCGGCAAAGGTGATCTTCGGCGTATCGCCCGCCAGCAGCTTGGCCTTGGATTTTCCGAACGCGAAGGCCCGGCTGCCGCCGGCCTGGAGCTGGCGCAGCAGGAAGAACCAGAGTCCGAGAATCACGATCCAGGGCAGCGCCGCGATGATGATGGCGGTGATGCCACCCTTCGGCTCCTTGGCCAGAATGGGGACCCCGGCGTCCTCCAGCCGCTTGATGAATGCCTCGCTGTTGGCCACCGGCAGCAGCACCTGGAAGCTCTTGGCCGAACGGCCGTCCTGGCTCACCGGATTGCGGAAGTCTCCCTCCAGGCGCTTCCCGTCGTACACCTCCACGCGCGCCACGTTGCCCTGATCCAGCTGCCGGCTGAACTCGGTGTAGGAGAACTCCTGCGTGGGGCTGCGCTGACGACTCATCATCTGGAACAGCGCCAGCGCGAGCAGCCCCACCAGCAGCCAGAGGGCCAGGTTCTTGCTCAGGTTGCCCCAGTTGGTGCGCGGGGGTCGAGTCGGGAGTCGGTCTGCCATTTATTCCAAGTCCGCGATGAACGGAAGGTGACGAAAGTCTTCGGCATGGTCGAGACCGTACCCGACCAGAAATGCCGGCGGCGCCCGGAATCCGACGAAGCGGAGCTCCGAGCGCACCTCGGTGGCCAGCTCCTTGTCCAGGAGCGCGCAGATGGCCAGGCTCCTGGGTTTGCGGGGGCCCAGCAGCGCCATCAGGCGCGCGAGCGTTTTCCCCGTATCAATTATATCCTCGACCAGCAGGATATGTTTTCCCTCCAGGCGGGTCTCCGGATCATACAGAAGGCGGATCGTCCCGCTGGAGGCCTTTCCCGCGCCGTACGAGCTCGCCACCAGGAAGTCGATCTGGATGGGACGCTCGATCTTCCGCACCAGATCGCTGAGGAAGATGAAGCTTCCCTTGAGCAGTCCAAGCACCAGAAGATCGCCGTCCGGGTAGGCTTCGGTGATCTCGGCACCGAGCTCCTCGACCCGGTTGGCAATCGTTGCTTCGTCGAACACGATCGATTTGACCGGCCGGCCGCCGGTGCGGCGGAGGACTTCAGGCGTACTCGGCATCGACGCGAATGGCCTCCGTTCCGCGGGCCGGGAGGAGGGCGTCGGAGCGGCAGACGCCTGGAATCCAGACTACATCGTCCTGGCGCGCGAGGACCGGCCACTCGCCGCGCTTCGTCCGGGGGACGCGGGCGTCCTGAAAGCAGCGGACGATCAGCCGGCGCCCCACGCCCGCCAGCGGACGGACCTTCTCCCCTGGCAGCCAGCGACGGATGGCGAGCGCCTCGGGTGCGAACCATGCACTGAGGCTGGCCCGGGGCTGGAGCTCCGGCGCGGTCTCCCTGGCCCAACGGATATGCCAGCCGCCCCACGACCCTTCACCGCTCTCACCCTCGAGCATCCACGGCTCGGGCGGGACGATGTCCCCACCGGTGCGGAGGAGACGCAAGCGGCCGAACGCGAGCTCGGCCCTCCACCCGCCGCCCAACGGCACCAGCGCGCCGCTCCCCCCACGCCGAATCAGCTCCATCAACCGTCGCGCCCGCACCGGCCCCAGCCGGCAGCCCACCCGGCGAGCCGCCGCCATCAGCACTGTCTCGGCCAAGGCTGAATCATATCCGGCCAGCGATCCACCAGCAACGGAAATTCCACCGTCCTCCGAGCGCGGCTCGAGGCCGGGGAGCAGCTCGAGCACGGCATCCCACGCCGCGCGATCGCGCGAGGCGTGGGAGCCCACCCGCGCGAGCGCCGCATCGACTTCCGGCAGGCGGGTGCGCAGCTCCGGCAGGAGCTCGCACCGGACCCATGAGCGCAGATGGCGCGGATCGCGGTTGGCAGGGTCGAGCCACACCGGGAGGCCGGCGTCCCGCGCATGCCGCACCAGCGCCTCGCGCCGGAAGGGGAGCAGTGGACGAACCAGAGTGCCGCTCACCGACGCCATTCCCGCGAGTCCCGCCGGACCCGAACCGCCCAGCAGACGCATCAAGATGGTCTCGATCTGATCATCCGCGTGATGCGCCGTGAACACGACCGCAGCCCCACGGCGGCTGCGCACGGACTCGAGCCAGGCATAGCGCGCCGCCCGGGCCACGGTCTCTCCGGCACGCTGCCCGAGGTTGCCGCGGGCGCACTCGAAGGCGAGGCCTCGGGACGCTGCGAACGCTTCCACCGACGCCGCCACCTCGCCGCTCGCGGGGCTGATCCCGTGATCGAAATGCGCCACCACCAGCGTCAACCCGTGTAGATCCGCGGTGCGCTGCAGGAGATCGAGCAGCACGACGGAGTCGGGTCCGCCCGAGACGGCCACGAGGGCTCCACCCTCCGGGAGATCCAGCGTGCGGAGATGTTGCCGAAACTGGGTGGGGAGATCCATGCTGGAAGGTAAGGCGTCGGAGAGCGGGTGTGGCGGGGCAGGATGGTTCCGTCTCCGTCGGCCGTTTCGGCCACGGAAGGCGCCAACTCGCCAACTTACTTGATGTGCTGCGCTATATCTGACTATCTAGTAGGCACTTAAATCAGTTGACCAGAACGGCCGTGCGGTCGCCCCGATTGCCGTTGGCCTGCGACTCAGTACGTCGTGGTGCCCAGGCAGCTCAGCAGGCTGTCCGCCCGCTGTGCCATCGGCGGGTGCTCGGCGTCCGTGGCGAGGGTCGAGCGATGCTGAAAGAAGCGGATCGCGGCCACCACCGCGTCGGGCCGGCTGTGGTGCAGCGTCCGGACCGCATAGCAGTCCGCGGCGAACTCATAGGAGCGAAGGGTGGAGGCTGGCGTCGGTGAGGCGTTCAGGCCGAACCCGCGCATCCGCGCATGATGAAAGGCCAGGTGGCCCTGTTCGTGGGCCAGGAGAAACGCCGAGAGCGCGGGACCGACCTGGGCCAGGAGAGTCGGGTTGAAGAGAATCCTCGGCCGAGCACTGTCGTAGATCGCCACCGCCGCGTCGGGCAGATCGAATCGGGGCAGCACCTCTGCCCGCGCAATGACTGCGGTGTCGGCCGTCGGAACGGGATGCACGATCGGGCGGGAGACCAGCCCGCCGTTGCCGGCCAAGGCCAGCTTGAGGCCGACCGCAAAGGTGATGGCGGGGAGGACCAGTAGTCCGGAATGGCCGCGCATGCCGGATTACGTGGCAAGGGGCATACCGCGGCTAAACCCTACTAATTCACACTGAGGCGTGCGGTTGCGTAGCGGACCGGCAGCGGCGTCCGCAGCCGGGCGTCACAATTTGCCCGGCCCCCGGCAACCCGCGGCCGGTGGCGGTGGCGCGGCTCAGCGCACGCCGTCGCAGAACCGGCTTACCCGCCCGCCGGGACGGAGGTCTTCCGGAGGACCTCCACGGAACTCGAAATGGTCGTCGAGCAGAACCCGGCGCTTGAGCAATCCGGCGTAGCCGTGCCTGGCGAGCAACCGGTCCGCCACTCGGCGTGCGACCGTCGATGCCGGCTCCCACCAACCGGATCGGATCTCAGGGTACATGTGCCCGAACTTCGCTTTCAGCTTCGCTTCGCGTGTGAGACCCATGACTCCCTCCTGGTTAATCCTTTGACTCCCGATCCGTCGACCCGAATCCGCCATCCGCATCCGACCGGTCTACTTCCCGGCGAAGACGCTCGATGTCCTCCGTGACCTGGTCGACCCGAGCCTGCAGCTCCTCGGCGCGTTGAATCCCCTGCTCCGCTTCCCGTTCCCGCGCGGCCAGCCGGTGTTCCCGCTCGGCGCGCTCCTCGTCGGCGGTGTGCTTGCCCGCGGCGGCATCCGTCGACCTGCTCAAGCCGGCCGGGCCGCCCGGCTCCCGCGGCGATGAGCCTCGGAACTCGAAATGGTGCGGGTTCAGCGGCCGGCCAGTACCCCTCACAGCGCCAGCGCCAGGGACCGCCAGCACCCGCTCCGTCATCGTGGCGGCCGAGGTCCACA
This window encodes:
- the ftsH gene encoding ATP-dependent zinc metalloprotease FtsH — encoded protein: MADRLPTRPPRTNWGNLSKNLALWLLVGLLALALFQMMSRQRSPTQEFSYTEFSRQLDQGNVARVEVYDGKRLEGDFRNPVSQDGRSAKSFQVLLPVANSEAFIKRLEDAGVPILAKEPKGGITAIIIAALPWIVILGLWFFLLRQLQAGGSRAFAFGKSKAKLLAGDTPKITFADVAGADEAKVELQEIIEFLKDPQKFTRLGGRLPKGALLVGPPGTGKTLLAKAVAGEAGRPFFSMSGSDFVEMFVGVGASRVRDLFEQGKTHAPCIIFIDEIDAVGRHRGAGLGGGHDEREQTLNQLLVEMDGFESNDGVILVAATNRPDVLDPALLRPGRFDRQIVVDAPDVRGREGILRVHTRKIPLASDVRLDTIARGTPGMAGADLANLVNEAAVLAARRNKTLVDMHDFEDAKDKVMLGVERRSLVLTEDERKLTAYHEAGHAIVALKIPGSDPVHKVTIVPRGRALGLTASLPEVDRHNYSKDWLIGSLAMFFGGRVAEEIIFGADKVTTGAGNDIERATGLARRMVTQFGMSELIGPLAVGDKEQEIFLGREFAQRREISERTAQMVDDEVKRLIDEAYARATTILSENRDLLDRIAATLLERETIDREDLDRLLKNLPLSPRSTLPPSDTPAATPTPAKPSAAPTRAPILGAPPAEPAGA
- the hpt gene encoding hypoxanthine phosphoribosyltransferase — encoded protein: MPSTPEVLRRTGGRPVKSIVFDEATIANRVEELGAEITEAYPDGDLLVLGLLKGSFIFLSDLVRKIERPIQIDFLVASSYGAGKASSGTIRLLYDPETRLEGKHILLVEDIIDTGKTLARLMALLGPRKPRSLAICALLDKELATEVRSELRFVGFRAPPAFLVGYGLDHAEDFRHLPFIADLE
- the tilS gene encoding tRNA lysidine(34) synthetase TilS, which produces MDLPTQFRQHLRTLDLPEGGALVAVSGGPDSVVLLDLLQRTADLHGLTLVVAHFDHGISPASGEVAASVEAFAASRGLAFECARGNLGQRAGETVARAARYAWLESVRSRRGAAVVFTAHHADDQIETILMRLLGGSGPAGLAGMASVSGTLVRPLLPFRREALVRHARDAGLPVWLDPANRDPRHLRSWVRCELLPELRTRLPEVDAALARVGSHASRDRAAWDAVLELLPGLEPRSEDGGISVAGGSLAGYDSALAETVLMAAARRVGCRLGPVRARRLMELIRRGGSGALVPLGGGWRAELAFGRLRLLRTGGDIVPPEPWMLEGESGEGSWGGWHIRWARETAPELQPRASLSAWFAPEALAIRRWLPGEKVRPLAGVGRRLIVRCFQDARVPRTKRGEWPVLARQDDVVWIPGVCRSDALLPARGTEAIRVDAEYA